The Liolophura sinensis isolate JHLJ2023 chromosome 6, CUHK_Ljap_v2, whole genome shotgun sequence genomic sequence ATCAGACAATTGTGTGGTAGTTTTCTCAAAAACGACTTGCCCATATTGCTCAATGGCCAAGAGGACTCTTGATTCAGTGGGGGCCAAATATGAACTGATTGAGTTAGACAGAATAGAGGATGGAAGCAATATGCAGGACATTTTGCTGACTATTACTGGTGCCCGAACGGTAAAGTGATACACAAATGGCCTATTAATACATAGCTGTAGTCTTTAAACTTACACATATATGGAGTTTCATACATTATTTTATGAATGCATGAAAAAGACACATAATACATTAACCATTAACCAAGATTAATGGCTCTGGATGGTATTGCATTTAAAGGGTCATAACTTATCAACCAAGTCAAAAATCtgtgatgtatattttattttgttagtaaaacaaaatactgtgATATCATTAAGAGCAggttatttttcattttgcaatACGGATAATTTTGTCTCGGCTCAGCTCCTTTTCCATTGATATTGCAGCATCAGtaacaaatgtaataataaaaaagtgttTGTTGAAAGTTGTGACAGTAACATATTAGATATATTGGGAGTACAgtctattttattttactttttttttacctccagGTTCCACGAGTATTTATTGGAGGGAAATGTATTGGCGGAGGTTCAGAAACAAAGAGTCTTCACAGCTCTGGTAAACTGGTACCCATGCTGCAGGAGTGTGGTGCCATAGTGGTGCAATAGCGACATAGTAAACAGTGGAGTGAACAGGTCTTTTTGATATCTTCTCAAATATCTCTTGTTCTCATCAGCTATACATGTGGCAGTGCAGTATAAAACTCTGGGGTGTACAGGTCCCTCTCACTTTTTCTCGCATATGTCGCATGTTTTCGTCATGGAAGTcctttgtaatatatttttgtagTAAAGTGCattgacatgtattgtacacaaCCTGACCCTGTAAACCACACAACCTGTCTCACCATAATTATCAAGAAATTGTTGTAATGTTTAAGATTCTTGCCATTGGATTGATACATTAAAAGTAAAATCTGTTAAATGGCTTTCCATAGGTCATAATGTTtggtcattatttatttatttatttgattggtcttttacgctgcactcttatatgacggcggccagcattatggtgggaggaaaccaggcagaccccagcggaaacccacaaccatccgcagtttgcctacacgccttcccacgtatggccggagaggaagccagtgtgagctggacttgaactcacggcaaccgcattggtgataggctcctgggtcattgccccgtGCTAGCGTTCTAACCGCTTCAGCCACTTTTTCGTCATTAAGATGACCTCAAAATAACCAGGTCACAAGAAATATAATGTGCAGGATGAATCTGTGACACATAGGTGACTGTTTGTTGTATTATATCCTTGTTCTTttgaaatgtcataaatgagatCTGAAACATTTCCGAGCTTTATGTTATATTGGATGACCTCAATTTTTGTTGAGGTCATCACTTAAAATAGCTTGAAATATCAAACACTGTTACCCCAGGCCTGTTTTCTACATTGCAGACCATtttaatcaatgatgtcaattTTTCTCATAAAGATTCTTTTATACAGTGGTAAAACTGTAGTCTTGTTTTCTATGGAGTACATCTTTCATCATGTTCACCACGTATTGTGTCTATACAAACAGGTGTATCATGTACCAGTGACAGGTGTATCATGTATGAGTAACAGGTGTATCATGTACAAGTGACAGGTGTATCATGTATGAGTGACAGGTGTATCATGTACGAGTAACAGGTGTATCGTGTACGAGTAACAGGTGGGTTATGTACGAGTGACAGGTGTATCATGTACGAGTGACAGGTGTATCATGTACAAGTGACAGGTGTATCGTGTACGAGTGACAGGTGTATCATGTACCATTGACAGGTGTATCATGTACAAGTAACAGGTGCATCGTGTACGAGTGACAGGTGTATCATGTATGAGTGACAGGTGTATCATGTACCAGTGACAGGTGTATCATGTACCAGTGACAGGTGTATCATGTACCAGTGACAGGTGTATCATGTACTAGTGACAGGTGTATTATGTACGAGTAACAGGTGGGTCATGTATGAGTGACAGGTGTATCATGTACGAGTGACAGGTGTATCATGTACGAGTGACAGGTGCATCATGTACAAGTGACAGGTGTATCATGTACGAGTGACAGGTGTATCATGTACCAGTGACCGGTGTATCATGTACCAGTGACAGGTGTATCATGTACCAGTGACAGGTGTATCATGTACTAGTGACAGGTGTATCGTGTACGAGTAACAGGTGGGTCATGTACGAGTGACAGGTGTATCGTGTACGAGTGACAGGTGTATCGTGTACGAGTGACAGGTGTATTATGTACAAGTGActtctgtatttcacctaatgttgGGCCTGTAAACAGgagcactttcagaagcacataatgGTCTTAATGTAATACTGTGATGACAAACCTAAAGTGTTTCTCATAAGaatttaatcaaacttcacccCAAAAAAAAGTGGCCATATAAGGTTGATACTCAGAATCACTTTTGGGTGAAATAGAGTTATACAGTTCCTGAAGCCACTTGAAGCCTCTAGTTCTTAGTcagttgtaaaaacaaaaaatagttCCATGGAATTTTTTAAAAGCCATTTTGTCTCTACatcaaaataaattgaataaatcattatttttttttcatctgttttcatttacataataTAAACTGAAGGTttatgaaactgaaatattcaataTCTGGTATCTCCAATTGATGTTCATGTGATCtgtaaaacttttcagtagAATTAAAAGATTTATCCAGCAAAACTATAGATATCTCTAAATGTCTCCCTACCAAGTTCCATTGTAAGCATGTAATCAAACTgacaatatgtacatgaaatactTAACATGAAGTGTATCAGTTTCTTTGTTACCAGCACTGTACATGAATGTGATCATGGCCTTTGGGTTGTGAGATTGTGTATGGATAGTAATATACCACATTTTTACCAATACCTGTTTGCTCAGTGATGGATATTTAAATTTACCTGAGTGTACTCACAATCacttcaataaaatttataattacCATTTCAAAAGCATTGATGGTTGTTTAACTGAATGTGATATTTTCTAAACTGCCTCTTTATGCCACGCTAACTCTTGTTCACATCTAACTCTCAGTGGCCAGAAACTGGACGAGAagcagtggtttactttggtttCCTTACCTCTTGAACATAATTGTCATCATAGACGTGAACAGTTCTTGACCACAAATCAGATGAAGTAGAAGAAGTGAGTGCGACATACATAATCCCATCAGCAGATTTATAGGTGTATTGAAGTCAGAAATTTAAATTCCACACAAATTGTTGTAATCATTGTTCTGATACTCTGTAAGATCTCTGCAGATATAAATATTTACCGTGATACAATATAACGTTGTGTGGAAAATGTCCACACAACTCCCTTCGTTTGTAGGGTGTCAAAACATTATTGATGGTGCTTTTATGATTACaaaaaatgtatagtttttatCATTGATGATTAGATGAATGACCCAGACCGCCTTGACGGGTGCATAATGAAGTGCTTCCAAAGAGAAGCTGGATATTAGGGTACATAACGAAGTGCTCCAGAAGAGGGGCTGAGGACAACGGGTACATAGTGAAAGTGCTCCTAAAAAGGAGTAAAGATGGGGAGCTGGGGTTAAGGGGTACCTAACGAAGTGGCTCCTGAAGAGGAACTGGATATTAGGGGCTATAATGTAGTGCTCCTGAAGAGAAGCTAGATAATTAGGGGTACATAATGAAGTGCTCCTGAATAGGAGCTGAAGATGAGGGGTCACATAATGAAGTGCTCCTGAAGAGGAGCTGGGGATTAGGGGGTACATAATGAAGTGCTCCTGAAGAGAAGATGGAGATGATGGGTCACATAATGAAGTGATCCTGAAGAGAATCTGGAGTTGGCGTATATAATGAAGTGATCCTGAAGAGAAGCTGGAGTTGGCGTATATAATGAAGTGCTCCTGAAGAGAAGCTGGGTGAGGCTGACATGATGAAGTGCCCCTTTTAAGAGATGCTGGATGAGACTGACATAATAAAGTGCTTCTGAAGAGAAGGAGGAGATGATGGGTATTGAAATGTTCCTGAGAGGAGACGGAGATGAAAATCACATAATGAAGAGGAGCTGAGGACAACGGGTATATTAAAAAGTGCTCCTGGGAAAGGAGCCCAAGATGAGGGTTCCATGATGAAGGGCCCGTGTAGAGGAGACAGGGCACATACTAAAATGATCCTGAAGAGAAGCTAAGGATGAGGTTCATATAAAGTGCTCCTGAGGAGGAGCTGGATATTAGGGGTACCTAATGAAGTGCTCCTGAAGAGGAACTAGGGATGAGGGGTAAATAATGAAGTGCTCCCTTACGAAATGCTGGATGAGGCCGACATAATGAAGTGCTCGTGGAGAGGACCTGGGGATTAGGGGTACATAATTAAGTGCTCCCAAAGAGGAGCTGGGGATTAGGAGTACATAATGAAGTGCTCATGGAGAGGAGCTGGGATGAGGCTGACATAATGAAGTGCTCATGGAGAGGACCTGGGGATTAGGGGTACATAATGAAGTGCTCCTGAAGAGATGCTGGAATGAAGCTGACATAATGAAGTGCTCATGGAGAGGAGCTGGGGATTAGGGTACATAATGAAGTGCTCCTGAAGTGATGCTGAATGAGGCTGACATAATGAAGTGCTCATGGAGAGGAGCTGGGAATGAGAGTCTAATGAAGTGCTCCTGAAGAGGACCTGGGGATTAGGGGTACATAATTAAGTGCTTCTGAAGAGGAGCTGGGAATTAGGGGTACATAATGAAGTGCTCCTGAAGAGATGCTGGGAATGAGGATCACATAATAAAGTGCGCCTGAAGAGAACCTAAGGATGGGAGAGTGAGtgagagtgagtgcttagggtttaacgtgcttaacaattttctgtcttatgaaaaaaacaaaggagtcccttagagtgcatgtatgtgtaatgtacctccttgttgcagatcgaatttccacctttcttttatctaatgctccttaactgagacgacttaccaaaggcaagtaagctgccccacccaagccattgtTCTGAAAAGGGCCCCTTTAGATGAGCTGGGGATGAGGGTCCCATAATGAAGGGCCCTTGAAGAGAAGCTGAGCATGAGGGACATGTTACGAAGGTCTCCAGAAAGACAAGCTGAGGTTGAATGTCATGTTATGAAGGTCTCCAAGAGACAATCTTATGGAATCGTGGAATGAAGGGCTTCAGGAGGCAAGCTGAGGTTGAGCATCACAGTATGAAGGGCTCCAGGAGACAAGATGAGATTGAGCATCACAGTATGAAGGACTCCAGGAGTCACGGTATGAAGGGCTTCAGGAGACAAGCTGAGGTTGAGCGTCATGGTTTGAAGGGCTTCAGGAGACAAGCTGAGGTTGAGCGTCATGGTTTGAAGGGCTTCAGGAGACAAGCTGAGGTTGAGCGTCGTGGTATGAAGAGCTCCAGGAGTCACGGTATGAAGGGTTTCAGGAGATAAGCTGTGGTGAGTGTCATGTTATGAATATCTCCAGGAGTCGAGCTGAGGTTGAGCATCACAGTATGAATGGCTCCAGGAGACAAGCTGAGGTTGAGCATCACAGTATGAAGGACTCCAGGAGACAAGCTGAGGTTGAGCATCACAGTATGAATGGCTCCAGGAGACAAGCTCAGGTTGAGCATCACAGTATGAAGGGCTTCAGGAGACAAGCTGAGGTGAGTGTCATGTTATGAAGGTCTCCAGGAGACAGGCTGAGGTTGAGCATCACAGTATGAAGGGCTCCAGGAGACAAGCTGAGGTTGAGCATCACAGTATGAAGGGTGCCAGGAGACAAGCTGAGGTTGAGCATCACAGTATGAAGGGCTTCAGGAGACAAGCTGAGGTGAGTGTCGTGTTATGAAGGTCTCCAGGAGACAGGCTGAGGTTGAGCATCATGGTATGAAGGGCTCCAGGAGTCAAGCTGAGGTTGAGCATGACAGTATGAAGGTCTCCGGGAGACAAGCTGAGGTGAGTGTCGTGTTATGAAGGTCTCCAGGAGACAGGCTGAGGTTGAGCATCATGGTATGAAGGGCTCCAGGAGTCAAGCTGAGGTTGAGCATGACAGTATGAATGGCTCCAGGAGACAAGCTGAGGTTGAGCGTCATGGTTTGAAGGGCTCCAGGAGACAAGCTGAGGTTGAGTGTCATGGTTTGAAGGGCTCCAGGAGACAGGCTGAGGTTGAGCATCATGGTTTGAAGGGCTCCAGGAGACAAGGTGAGTTTGAGTATCATGGTATGAAGGGCTCTCTAGGAGACAAGCTGAGGTTACGTGTGATGTTAAGAAGGTCTCGAGGAGAGAAGCCaaggaaatttatttttgtcacttaACCTGGAATATCCTTTGCACTGATCACAGTACAAATTCAGACACCCCTCCACACTGTCTGTATAAAACCACCGCACCTGGCCTGGAAATAAAACCACCGCTCCTGGACTGGATATAAAAACGTTGCACCTGGACTGGATATAAAACCACTGCACCTGAACTGAATATACAGCCATAGCACCTGGGCTGAATATAAAACCAATTGCACCTGGACTGGATGTAAAACTGCTGCACCTGGACTGGATATGAAACTACATCACCTGGACTGGATATACAACCACTGCACCTGGACTGGATATAAATGCACAACTGCAGGCAGACCAGTGAGCCTGCTACATTGTAGGTCAGGGCTAGTGGACTACCATCAGAAAAGACTAGATCATTTGGCCAGCGAGCATTCACAGCTTTTTGTACTCCCAAAAATACTTTGGCGGAGCAGTTGCTCGGCAGGAAAACATTTGTGCATCAAATAGCCAAAGttggtctaccagcaacctctAGATGTGTGTTTCTCGATAATGCTGGTCGACGTTgtacataaagtgaaatattcttggatatgtgtaaaacaccaatcagttaaacaaataaaataaataagtataaccagacttcgtcagtaacttgccaaatgccAATGGGTCACTGTGAGCTGGTAGTCTGTTTTATACAAGGAGCTCTTAGGGTCACAAGcactatatctacatgtagatgcttaTTGGTGAGGTAATGTTTCATGGCAGGCAGCTGTGTAATTTGAAGGTTACCATAGTAACCGGATATTTACTGGATTACTGATATTTTTCAGTTAACTGAAGTGTTAAAGCTCCTCGATATGTGGCGCTGGGCATAGGTACATATCCATCTGTGGCATCATCATTTTTTCTGATTGGCAAAACCATTAGGTTGGGCTATAGTATATTGGAGTGACAAACAGTGGGATCGCCAGTTGTCCAAAGAgggtgttgccatggtaattaccCTGCACCTtaatttacttttcaaaaactCTGAACTCCACAGTTTTCCATTTGGAGGGTTGTCATGTTACCACATGACCAGACTCAATAATAactacaaaaatgtacatgtatccttctTTACTTACACGTGTAAGTCACATTCCCTGTACCACATCTACATCCAGATTCCA encodes the following:
- the LOC135467806 gene encoding uncharacterized protein LOC135467806 yields the protein MGSSESSQVDMNSPQAEFVKSKISDNCVVVFSKTTCPYCSMAKRTLDSVGAKYELIELDRIEDGSNMQDILLTITGARTVPRVFIGGKCIGGGSETKSLHSSGKLVPMLQECGAIVVQ